The Bdellovibrio bacteriovorus W nucleotide sequence GGAGGCATTTTTTCAGAAAGACGCAAAGCCATCAGATGCTGAAGTGTCGCGTTGATCGTGCCATCACCACCACAAATGATAAAACCATCTGTGCTTTGAGCAATCTCTTCTGCCAAAAAGTCAGCGAGTTCGGGATGCGTTTTAGGACGCGCAATTCTCAGGTCACAACGAAATAGAGATTCCCTAATTTTACCTTCGATAAAATCAGCATTCACGGAACCTGCTCTTTCATTGATTAAAACCGATACTCTCATTTTTTCACCTATCTTGAACTAGAGAGCAAACTCTATACCCGCTTTTTTCAATATGAGACATTGTTATAATCGTTCTGAGCCCCGCTGTGACTGCCTAAAATGGCACCCTGCCTAATGTCCTGACAACTCTCCGATTGAATTTTTGCCGAAAATGAGGGACATTAAAGACCTGTGAGGATTTCCTCAGAAAGGCCAGACAATGGATTATTGGATTATATTTGGAATTGGGTTGGTCTCTCTTGGTTCTTTCATCGTCTATATGGCGTTTATGTTTTTCCTTCCTGAATGGGTCGGCATCACAGGAAAAGTTGCCAAAGATGCCATCCAAAGTCATGTGGTTGGTGAAACCGAAGAAGAGCAAAAAATTCACCAAATTTAAAAACAAAAAAGCCGACTTCTCAGTCGGCTTTTTTTTATGGTGTTCTTAATAAATCAGGAATCGTTCTCTTTAAAAGCTTCCTCACCGGATAAATACTTGCAAGCACCGTCGCAATCATTGGCAATAATAACGCCTGCACATAATGAGCAGGAAGAATATCTAAAAACACAATGAACTGCCTTGTTATCCCTGGTGCTGGAGGCATGGTGATCCCCGTTCTTAAAAGTGTACTATTAATAAGAACAGCAAGAATGATTCCCAGAGCTCCGCCCAGAAGCCCTAAAAAGGAATTCTCTAAAATAAATATTTTAAAGAGTCTTTTTCGAGTTTCTCCATTCGCCCTCAGCGCGCCCACTTCACCCGCTCGCTCTAAAAGACCCACAGAGATTACATTGAAGATTCCCATTGCTACGATGACCAAAATGATCGAGCGGATAAATGCGAATTGCGCATCCAAAAAATCCACTGAGTTTTGGTAATAGTTTTTATCCAAAATTTCAAAGGGAATAGGATCAAGTTCAGAGTTTTGAGAGCGGATGTCTTTTTCTGCCTGAGCCCAATGCTCAACACCTGTTGTTGCTAAGGCAAACATCTCAACACGATTTGTATCTAAGAGCTGCTGTGCTTGCGATAACTCTATTCGAAAAAAACTATCGTCGAGTGACTGCTTACCCGTAAAAAAGATTCCCGCCACACGTAAATCGACACCGTTAAGCTGCCCATGAACTGTCTGCGCAAGAATGGTAATCGTATCCCCCACCTTAGCATCAATACTTTCTGCAAGGCCTTTTCCTAAAATAATTTGGTCGGACTCTTGAATATCTGTTCCAGAAATAAAATTCATTTCCGTAAAGAACTTATTTTCTCTTTGCGGAATAATCCCTTCACCGCGTCCACCGAGAGTGATTCCGCCTTTAACTACAAAGGCATAGAATGAAACCCTTGGAAAAACATCCTTTACCTGAGATGAACTGCGAATTTGCTTTTCAACTTCATCCGGCTTTTCAAACCACTGCTTCCATGGTTCTTCGTGCACAACTCCAAAATAATCTTTAGGATAAACTTGACCATGACCGTAATAACCGTGAATCACATTTTCACGATACTGGTTCATAACGCCTGAATTAAAACCTTGGTAGATTAAAAGCCCCGCCGATCCCAGAGCCACCGTGCAAAGACTTGCCAATGTACGACGAGGGTTACGGAATAAATTTCTCCAAGAAATAAGAATAAACTCTTTCATAGGCTTTAATTCAACTCCCCATCTTTCATTGTTAAAACAGACTCTGCATAGCTCACTAAATGAGAATCATGGGTTGAAAAGATAAAACTCGTTTTCTCGTGCTTTTGCAGCTCTTTAAATGCGGTGATAATTTTCTCAGCAGTGACCGAGTCCAGATTAGCTGTCGGTTCATCTGCTAAAACCACTTCAGGTTTTTTAGCAATAGCACGAGCTATCGCCACCCTTTGCCTTTGTCCTCCAGATAGCTGCAAAGGTTTCTTCAAGGCATGATCCGCAAGCCCCAAAAGATCCAAGGTCTCCATCGCAATCTTTTTACTCTCACTTGGAGAATGCCCCAAAGAAGGTAAGAAGTAGGACGTGTTCTCTAAAACTGTAAGTGTGGGAATCAAATAGAAGGACTGAAAGACAAAGCCGATTTTCTTTAAACGCAATTTTTCACGCTCAGACTCTGAAAGGTTCGTCATTTCTTGGTCTGCTAAAAACAGCTTCCCGCGGGAAGAATGATCCAACAGCCCTAAGAGATTTAAAAGAGTCGTTTTACCAGAGCCAGAGGGCCCAACAATACAAGTAAAACACCCCTTCGGGATTTCTAAAGAAATGGACTTTAAAACTGACTGAGTTTGCCCATTCCAAGCATAGTCATAGCCAAGGTTTTCAAGGCGATACAATGTACTCATGAAATTTCCTTATTTGTTTTTAGAGAAAGAAGCGAAATCCAATAGAGATGAACGCGCCAGACAGATCAAATTTTCTATCTGCCCCTGAAAGATCTTTCAGAGTGTCACCGCTTGGGTGAGTTCCAGAAAATGTGGAAGTCTCTTTGGAATATTTTAATTGATCAAAGTTCATGCGACGATAGCCGACCTCAAATGCCAGCGTTGTTGTGTCAGTGAAGTGACTCTCGTGACCAAAAACCAAGTTGTACTGAATTGTTTCACTCTTTGCCTGAAGCGAATGATCTAGAACTCCAGGAAATCGAGCCATCCCATCCGTTGTCAGCGAGTAAGTATTTTTGAACGAAAGATTGGCAAGCCCTGCCCCTACGCCAATATATGAACGCGAAGTGCGATCATCACGAAGGTTCCACTCAAGGACAATCTTAGGAACTAAAACTAACATATCACTTTGCACATCGTAGAGGTTAATCCCGGCCTCGGTGCCAGAGGTATTCAGACTGTTCGGCTTAAGGATTTCCACCCCAAGGCGAAGATTTGCAATCGGCCGAGAATATAAGAAACCAACTTCAACAGAATAGTTAAAAGCTTGATCCCCAGAGAACTCCACAGTGTTAGGAGCTTCATCTTCAAGAGCCTTTGTGCCCATTCCAACTTTCCCACCCGAGAGAGAGAAGTACGCTGCAAAAGTCTCTTTGCCAAAATCAAAGATTCTGGCTTGAGCCACAGAGGAAATAAGTAATGAACACAAAAGAGTTCTTAAGAGCACTGAACTATTCCATTATAAGATCGACAACAACTTTGCTTGTCGTTTTCTTGCCAGCCACTTGGTAAACACGAACCTTAGTGTTCTTCTTTAAACTTAGAGTTAAATTCAAAGACGAATCCATCGGATCTAAGCTCATCTTCGCCGCGTGAACAGCTTTTGAAGAGTTGAACTTCTGCTTAAGCAATTGTTGGTTAACTAGAGAATTTGGCATTTGCGAAAAGTCGATAACCAATTCGGAAGGGTCTTTCCTAAGCTCTGCAAAGTAGTAACCCGGCCAACCAATAATTTTTCCACCGTTCATATCTCCCACATCAATGACAATGCGTTCGACTTTTTTCTTATTGTCGGCAGACAGACGCAAATCCATCATAGTGAAGCCAGTTCCGGCCAATCCACCAAAACTCACACCTTCACCAGATAAAATCTTTGAAACAGGGGCTTGAGATTTTTTTTGAACTGCCGCCATTGAAGGCACAGCTAGCAGAAGAGCAAATACACATCCGATGTACTTCATTATCGACTCCTTTCGATATCTCTATAAGAGTAAAGAACGGATCTCCCCTTGCCAACTGAAAGGGTCCCCAAATCTAGGATATCATTTCGCGGCGCGTGGTGGCGTTTTTTGTCACCTATTTTCACTATTTTTCCATCCAACTCAAATTTAAGAGCTTTCCACCAATTTTAGGAGAAGGCACGAAACTTGGAATTTGATCACCTTGTAATACTTTTTGGAGGAACCATGAAAAGGTTAGTTTTAGCTATCCTCACAATCTTTACGATGGCGGCTTGTCAGCAGGAAAGCAGCAATAATGGTAATGGCCAGGTGGCAACTCCTCTGGATTTCCACTGTATTAACGGAAACGCCAACTGTAACAACCAAGCCTATAACTACTATCAAGGATGGATGCCCTATCCAGGATTTTATGGCTACGGCGGACAGCACTTCATCAATCAACTGAACAATCAAGGCTTCTGTAACTGCCCGTCTGGCTATATACCAACTTACAACGGCACTTTCGGGCTCGGTTGCGTCCAAAGTGCTATCGTAAATCCATTTATAGGGACTTTCTTCTATTGGACATGGAATGTGATGGGTGGATACGGCTCTTATATGGGTTATGTTCCCGCAGCTCCGCAAACAATCAATAACTATCCACAAGTCTCTAATATTAGCGGATACCCGAATTCAGCGTCTTGCTCAAATCAGCTCACTCAGAGTTGTTTGTTGAACCAAGGCAATACCTGCGGAGCCGGCGCCTCGTGCCGTCCCGTTACTCATGGCCAAAACCTTGGGGTTTGTGTACGAAATTAAAAATTTTGGAGTGAGAGCGTCGCTCCTCCACCGTTTTTACGGATAATACGCCGCAATATCTTGGGCCCTCGGAAGGAACTAACCTCTAAGGGCCCTTTCCTTTTTGTCGCCTGCTTTTTTAGCCTTCCGCATAGCTCTTTTTAGCTTTATTTTCCCTCTTGTTCATGAAAGAAAAGGTGTTGAATTGAACTCGTTTAACTCACCTTTTTGGGAGGTCATTCATGACAACTGCAAATCCTCTTTTACAAGCTTTCACAAATAAGGACCAAGCGGTTCCTTTTGATAAAATCAAAGTTGAGCACTACATACCTGCTTTGGATGAAGCGATCGCACTTGCTAAGAAAAACATCGAAACAATCAAGAACCAATCTGAAGCTCCAAGCTTTGCAAATACGATTGAAGCCTTAGAAAGTGCCTCTGAACTTTCAGACACTATTTCTGGAATCTATAGCAATCTTGAGGTGGCCAACGCCAGCCCTGAGCATCAAGCTCTCGCAGTAGAAATCTACCCTAAGTTGACAGCACTTTCTTCAGACATTGCGTTGGACGAAGCTATCTTCCAAAGAGTGAAAGCCGTTTACGACCAACGCGCTGATTTAAATCTTAATGGCGAACAATCTCGCCTTTTAGAAAAAACTTATCTTTCTTTCGCGCGCAACGGAGCCTTATTAAACTCTGCGGATAAAGAAACTCTTCGTCAAATCGACCAAGAGCTATCGGTACTAGGTCCAAAGTTTTCTGAGAACGTTCTAAAGGCGACGAACTCTTTTGAAATGTATTTGGATAAAGCCGAAGACGTTGCTGGAATCCCCGAAGGAATTCTAGAGGGGGCTGCAGCTGCTGCAGAAGCAAAAGGCAAAAAAGGCCAATGGCTTTTCACTCTTTCAATCCCGAGCTATTTACCATTTATGACTTATGCAAGCTCACGCGCTTTAAGAGAGAAAATGTGGAAAGCATTTTCATCAAGAGCATTTAGCGGTGAATTCAGCAATCAAGACAACGTTCTTAAGATCGTAAAACTTCGCGATCAAAGAGCAAAGCTTCTGGGCTTCAAAACCCATGCAGACTTCGTCCTTGCTGAGCGTATGGCGCAGAATCCAACAACAGTGAATGATTTCCTTAACAAGCTTCTTACGGCTTCTAAGCAAGCTGGTGAAAAAGACGTTAAAGAAGTTGCGGACTTTGCAAAAAAACTAGATGGCGTTTCAGACATCCAGCCTTGGGACTTTGCCTACTACTCTGAAAAGCTTAAAGAAGAAAAGTATGCTTTCAACGAAGAAGATCTTCGCCCGTACTTCAAACTTGAAAACGTAGTTGATGGCGTCTTCGCCCATGCTAAAAAACTTTACGGCTTAACGTTCAAAGAAAATAAAGAAATCCCAGGCTATCACCCAGAGGTGAAGGTCTATGAAATCTATGAAGATGGTTCGAACAAATACATGGGTCTTTTCTATACAGACTTCTTCCCTCGTGACACTAAAAAAGGTGGCGCATGGATGACTCAGTTCAGAGGGCAAGGCATGATTGGTGGCGAGATGAAGCGTCCACACATCAGCATCGTGTGCAACTTCACGAAACCAACTCCGACAAAACCTTCTCTTTTAACTTACGATGAAGTTCGCACTCTATTCCATGAGTTCGGTCACGCTCTGCATGGAATCCTTTCAGAGTGTCATTACGCTTCTCTTAGCGGAACAAATGTTTACTGGGATTTCGTCGAACTTCCTTCGCAAATCATGGAAAACTGGGCTGGAGAAAAAGAAGGCTTAGATCTGTTTGCAAAACACTATGAGACCAATGCATTGATGCCCGCTGAGTTGATTGAAAAATTAAAGGCGTCACAAAAGTTCCAAGCAGGTTACATGTCTTGCCGTCAAATTCAGTTCGGTATGATGGATATGGCTTGGCACTCAACGCCTCCAGAGCATATCAAAGACGTTGATTCTTTCGAGGAGTCAGCAACTGCTGAGACTCGTCTCTTCCCTAAAATTGAAGGTGCGAACTCTTCAACTAGCTTCAGTCATATTTTCGCAGGCGGATACTCTGCAGGATATTATTCTTATAAATGGGCTGAGGTTTTAGACGCTGATGCTTTTGAATATTTCAAAGATGAAGGTCTCTTCAATGCAGAAGTTGCTCAGAAGTTTAAAGACAATATCCTGAGCCGTGGCGGAACGGAACACCCTATGGAACTTTACAAAAAGTTCCGTGGTAGAGAACCAGATCCAGCAGCTCTTTTAAGACGTGACGGTTTGATTTAATGAATACAGATACCTCGGCAATGGAAACTTCGTTTTTGAAACTTGAAAAAGGCAGTGCCATTGCCTTGGTTTATAGACTCCAGACGGCAGCCGCCGTCTCTGTCGCTCAGAAAGTAGCCACATACTTACAAAAAAAAGGTTTTGAGGTCTACACAGCCCCGGGGCAAAAGCTAATCCCTGGGACCAAGGCTGCTCGCTCTAAGAAACAACTCGATGAAATCAAGTTGGCTATTGTACTGGGTGGCGATGGAACGTACTTACGTGGTGTCAGAGTCTTAGAAGGTCGCAATATTCCCCTTCTCGGCTTTAACATGGGGTCGTTGGGCTTTTTAACTGTTCACCCTGAAGAGTCGGCTTTTAAAATCATCGACAAAACCATCAAAGGTGAAATGGCTCTTTTGCCGACCTCGATGCTTTACGCAAAGGTCATGCGCAAAGGGAAAAAGCGCGTAGACTTCCACGCCTTGAATGACTTGGTCTTGGAGAGAGGTTCTTTCTCTCAGTTAATCAATACGGCAATTTATTCTGAAAAATTCCTAGTTAGCCAAATCAAGGCCGACGGTATTATTGTTTCGACGCCTTCAGGATCAACAGCCTATAACTTGGCAGCTGGTGGACCCATTGTTCATCCAGAAGCTCCGGTTTTAGTCGTTGCTCCAGTAGCCCCTCATAGCCTGACATCTCGCCCTCTGATCTTTCCTGATCAAAGAGCGATTTCATTTAAGCTAGAAGGCAAAACACAAAAAGCCCACCTGATCGTCGATGGTCAGAAGATGACGGAAGTAACAGCCGCCGACGAAGTCATCGTCATGCGCTCTTGCTACGATCATTGGATGGTTCGAGAACCGAATCACAACTTCTATCACCTCTTACGTGAAAAGTTGAAATTCGGAGATAGAAACTAAGAAGAACGGTATTTAGATAGTTTACAAGAAGGCATCTTGCTTGAAAGACCCTAAAGATGCCCTCGCTTTGAGATCAGATCGGCCCTTGAAAGACATTTGGAGACAAAATGTTATTAGAACTGAAAGTTTCAAATTTTGCGATCATCGAAAATCTTCACATCTCTTTTAAAGATGGTTTAAACATCCTCAGTGGTGAAACCGGAGCTGGAAAATCTGTTCTTTTAAAGAGCTTAAGCCTTCTTATGGGTGGTAAGGGCTCTAGCGATACCATTCGCACAGGCGCTCAGCAGGCGACGATTGAGGGTTCTTTTGATATCAGCAAGCGCCCTGATATTATCGAGCAATTGATCAATATGGGAATCGATCACGACGAGCACACTTTAATTGTTCGTCGTATCTTAAGTGCAGGAGATCGCTCTAAGGTCTATCTCAATGGCAGCCTCAGCACCTTAAACAGTTTGCGTGATATCGTGGCTCCGATGGTGGAATTAGCGGGACACTCTGCTCCTTTGATCGAAATGACGGGTCAGCACGAAAATAGAAACCTCATGTCTAAAAATTATCACTTAGATCTTTTAGATCAGTACAGCGGGACGTGGGATAAGCGATTGCTATTTACAGAGAAGTTCAATCGCTACAATCGAATCTTTGAAGAAATTAGAGAGCTTGAAAGCGATGCAAAACAAAAAGCTCAGCGCCTTGATTTCTTAATTTACCAACGCGACGAGATCTCTAACCTTGATTTACAGTCCGGCGAAGACGTTGAACTTGAAGTCACTTTAAAAAAACTTAAAAACTCAAATCGCATTGGAACTTTTGTCGACCAAGCCGAGAGTGCTCTATACACAGATGACGACTCTGCTATTAGTCGCATCAATGCCATTCTTAAAAAAGGTATGGAGATCGCCAATATTGATCCGGCTATTGCTGAAAAGGTTGATAACCTTGAACAGGCAAAAACCTTGATCGACGAAAGCATCTACGAGCTACGTCAATATGTTTCAAGAATTGATTCGGACCCAGCTAAACTTGAAGAAACGGAAGCTCGTCTTAGTGATCTCCGCAAATTGCAAAAGAAATACGGCGCAAGTGTTGATGACATTTTAGCAGCCCTTCAAGAAATTGAATCTGAAATCTCTGACCTTCAAAATAGCGATACTAAAATTGATTCTCTAAAAAAAGAATCCGCGGTTCTTCTGAAAGAGCTACAAGTTCTTGGCAAAGATATTCACGCTCGTCGGCTAAAAGGCTCTGTCCTTTTAGCCGATAGCGTGAATGCTGAGCTTTTAGACTTAAACATGAAGGGCGTAACCTTCCATGTTCAGATTATGGATTCAGAGATGAACTCGACGGGTTTAAGTGATGTTGAGTTTATGAGCCAGACCTCTGCTAAAGATGTTAAGCGCCCTTTAACGAAGTTTGCCTCTGGTGGTGAGCTCAGTCGTATTCTTTTGTCGTTAAAGCGTGTTGTAGGCTCTTCTCACCAGCCCCGCACTTATCTATTTGATGAAGTCGACACCGGCGTTTCTGGAGAAACGGCTGAAAAAGTCGGTCGTAAATTAAAGACGATCGCCCAAGGCCAACAAGTGATTTGTGTAACTCACTTACCGCAAGTTGCGGCTTTTGGTGATATCCACTTCTTTATCCAGAAAGCCCCAGATTCTGACTCTGTGGCTATGGCTGTGTCTGAGTTAAAAACGAAAGATCGTATTCAAGAGATCGCCCGCTTGATCAGTGGAGAAAAGATTTCTAAAACATCTTTAGCCCATGCTGAACAGCTTTTAACCGAAGCACGCGCCTAGCGCCCCTGCGGGAATGAAACTCCCGCATATTCTGCCATTTCTATCCATAAAAAAGCCGTTTCCTCGGCTTTTTTAATTTTCGTGTCTACATCTAAGACATAGATGAATCA carries:
- a CDS encoding ABC-type lipoprotein transporter, permease protein (COG4591 ABC-type transport system, involved in lipoprotein release, permease component), producing the protein MKEFILISWRNLFRNPRRTLASLCTVALGSAGLLIYQGFNSGVMNQYRENVIHGYYGHGQVYPKDYFGVVHEEPWKQWFEKPDEVEKQIRSSSQVKDVFPRVSFYAFVVKGGITLGGRGEGIIPQRENKFFTEMNFISGTDIQESDQIILGKGLAESIDAKVGDTITILAQTVHGQLNGVDLRVAGIFFTGKQSLDDSFFRIELSQAQQLLDTNRVEMFALATTGVEHWAQAEKDIRSQNSELDPIPFEILDKNYYQNSVDFLDAQFAFIRSIILVIVAMGIFNVISVGLLERAGEVGALRANGETRKRLFKIFILENSFLGLLGGALGIILAVLINSTLLRTGITMPPAPGITRQFIVFLDILPAHYVQALLLPMIATVLASIYPVRKLLKRTIPDLLRTP
- a CDS encoding ABC transporter, ATP-binding protein (COG1136 ABC-type antimicrobial peptide transport system, ATPase component) translates to MSTLYRLENLGYDYAWNGQTQSVLKSISLEIPKGCFTCIVGPSGSGKTTLLNLLGLLDHSSRGKLFLADQEMTNLSESEREKLRLKKIGFVFQSFYLIPTLTVLENTSYFLPSLGHSPSESKKIAMETLDLLGLADHALKKPLQLSGGQRQRVAIARAIAKKPEVVLADEPTANLDSVTAEKIITAFKELQKHEKTSFIFSTHDSHLVSYAESVLTMKDGELN
- a CDS encoding DNA repair protein (COG0497 ATPase involved in DNA repair), encoding MLLELKVSNFAIIENLHISFKDGLNILSGETGAGKSVLLKSLSLLMGGKGSSDTIRTGAQQATIEGSFDISKRPDIIEQLINMGIDHDEHTLIVRRILSAGDRSKVYLNGSLSTLNSLRDIVAPMVELAGHSAPLIEMTGQHENRNLMSKNYHLDLLDQYSGTWDKRLLFTEKFNRYNRIFEEIRELESDAKQKAQRLDFLIYQRDEISNLDLQSGEDVELEVTLKKLKNSNRIGTFVDQAESALYTDDDSAISRINAILKKGMEIANIDPAIAEKVDNLEQAKTLIDESIYELRQYVSRIDSDPAKLEETEARLSDLRKLQKKYGASVDDILAALQEIESEISDLQNSDTKIDSLKKESAVLLKELQVLGKDIHARRLKGSVLLADSVNAELLDLNMKGVTFHVQIMDSEMNSTGLSDVEFMSQTSAKDVKRPLTKFASGGELSRILLSLKRVVGSSHQPRTYLFDEVDTGVSGETAEKVGRKLKTIAQGQQVICVTHLPQVAAFGDIHFFIQKAPDSDSVAMAVSELKTKDRIQEIARLISGEKISKTSLAHAEQLLTEARA
- a CDS encoding peptidyl-dipeptidase (COG0339 Zn-dependent oligopeptidases) gives rise to the protein MTTANPLLQAFTNKDQAVPFDKIKVEHYIPALDEAIALAKKNIETIKNQSEAPSFANTIEALESASELSDTISGIYSNLEVANASPEHQALAVEIYPKLTALSSDIALDEAIFQRVKAVYDQRADLNLNGEQSRLLEKTYLSFARNGALLNSADKETLRQIDQELSVLGPKFSENVLKATNSFEMYLDKAEDVAGIPEGILEGAAAAAEAKGKKGQWLFTLSIPSYLPFMTYASSRALREKMWKAFSSRAFSGEFSNQDNVLKIVKLRDQRAKLLGFKTHADFVLAERMAQNPTTVNDFLNKLLTASKQAGEKDVKEVADFAKKLDGVSDIQPWDFAYYSEKLKEEKYAFNEEDLRPYFKLENVVDGVFAHAKKLYGLTFKENKEIPGYHPEVKVYEIYEDGSNKYMGLFYTDFFPRDTKKGGAWMTQFRGQGMIGGEMKRPHISIVCNFTKPTPTKPSLLTYDEVRTLFHEFGHALHGILSECHYASLSGTNVYWDFVELPSQIMENWAGEKEGLDLFAKHYETNALMPAELIEKLKASQKFQAGYMSCRQIQFGMMDMAWHSTPPEHIKDVDSFEESATAETRLFPKIEGANSSTSFSHIFAGGYSAGYYSYKWAEVLDADAFEYFKDEGLFNAEVAQKFKDNILSRGGTEHPMELYKKFRGREPDPAALLRRDGLI
- a CDS encoding inorganic polyphosphate/ATP-NAD kinase (COG0061 Predicted sugar kinase), with protein sequence MNTDTSAMETSFLKLEKGSAIALVYRLQTAAAVSVAQKVATYLQKKGFEVYTAPGQKLIPGTKAARSKKQLDEIKLAIVLGGDGTYLRGVRVLEGRNIPLLGFNMGSLGFLTVHPEESAFKIIDKTIKGEMALLPTSMLYAKVMRKGKKRVDFHALNDLVLERGSFSQLINTAIYSEKFLVSQIKADGIIVSTPSGSTAYNLAAGGPIVHPEAPVLVVAPVAPHSLTSRPLIFPDQRAISFKLEGKTQKAHLIVDGQKMTEVTAADEVIVMRSCYDHWMVREPNHNFYHLLREKLKFGDRN